One stretch of Hymenobacter chitinivorans DSM 11115 DNA includes these proteins:
- a CDS encoding PIG-L family deacetylase has protein sequence MRFSAFRLRAALLALLVTQSLIHSFTATAQAPKTYTSSEILLGLKKLNVLGSVLYMAAHPDDENTRLIAYMANGRLLETGYLSCTRGDGGQNLIGPELREQLGVIRTQELLAARRIDGGRQFFTRANDFGFSKTAEETFTIWDKEQVLADMVWVIRQRRPDVLITRFPPDARAGHGHHTASAILAAEAFDAAGDPKRFPEQLKYVQVWQPKRLFWNTGSFFVKPGENMDGYLKLDAGGYNPLLGQSYGEIAARSRSQHKSQGFGSSATRGEALEYLQQVKGDKATKDPFEGIDQSWNRVKGGAAVGKLIDEVIRKYDPSNPAASVAGLALVKKAIDSWPEKGISEQPGAKGNPDEGFWKEEKMAEVEQLLQACMGLYIEATANTATVAPGQPLQVTIQALNRSSANVYLRGQLFLGIDSEADSLWTLRPNQTLVRRVNAELPENFVVSQPYWLLEPGSVGMYRLPKQLQEGQQRMRTPIKVLEQDLVGEPQNPIYPQLYQMVAFGPNQGLDNYFHLRVPVQYKSTDPVEGEKYRPLTVVPPVAVNIGGRAYVFADNTPKTIPVTLRAGKAGVKGSLALTLPAGWKAQPATAAFDLATKDAEQTVLFQVQPGPGAAEGKSEVKAVATVDGQAYSRGYQVIQYNHIPTQTLFPEAVAPLVKLDLKRKGQEIGYLMGAGDEVPDALRQIGYNVTLLKPDDISPDYLRRFDAVVLGIRAYNTLDRLKTLQPNLLKYVENGGNVVVQYVVNRGTVLPEIGPYPLKLSADRVTVENAAVTFLNPKQPLLNTPNKITSKDFEGWVQEQGLYYPSTWDPKYQTVISSHDPGETAKESAILVADYGKGHYIYTGLSLFRELPAGVPGAYRLLTNMVSLGK, from the coding sequence ATGCGTTTTTCTGCCTTTCGTCTGCGCGCCGCCCTGCTGGCCTTACTAGTCACTCAGTCGCTCATTCACTCATTCACCGCCACGGCCCAGGCGCCCAAGACCTACACCTCCTCGGAAATCCTGCTGGGCCTGAAAAAGCTCAACGTTCTGGGCTCGGTGCTATACATGGCCGCCCACCCCGACGACGAAAATACCCGCCTGATTGCCTATATGGCCAACGGCCGCCTGCTCGAAACCGGCTACCTGAGCTGCACCCGCGGCGACGGCGGCCAGAACCTCATCGGCCCCGAGCTGCGCGAGCAGCTCGGCGTCATCCGCACCCAGGAGCTGCTGGCGGCCCGCCGCATCGATGGCGGCCGGCAGTTCTTCACCCGCGCCAACGACTTCGGCTTCTCCAAAACCGCTGAGGAAACCTTCACCATCTGGGACAAGGAGCAGGTGCTGGCCGACATGGTCTGGGTGATTCGCCAGCGCCGGCCCGACGTGCTCATCACCCGCTTCCCGCCCGACGCCCGCGCCGGCCACGGCCACCACACCGCCTCCGCCATCCTGGCCGCCGAAGCCTTCGACGCCGCCGGCGACCCCAAGCGCTTCCCCGAGCAGCTGAAGTACGTACAGGTGTGGCAGCCCAAGCGCCTGTTCTGGAACACCGGCTCCTTCTTCGTGAAGCCCGGCGAAAACATGGATGGCTACCTCAAGCTCGACGCCGGTGGCTATAACCCCCTGCTGGGCCAGAGCTACGGCGAAATTGCGGCCCGCAGCCGCTCCCAGCACAAAAGCCAGGGCTTCGGCTCCAGTGCTACCCGCGGTGAGGCGCTGGAATACTTGCAGCAGGTAAAAGGCGACAAAGCCACGAAAGACCCCTTCGAAGGCATCGACCAAAGCTGGAACCGAGTGAAAGGCGGCGCGGCCGTGGGCAAGCTGATTGACGAGGTAATTCGCAAGTATGACCCGAGTAACCCGGCGGCTAGTGTAGCGGGCTTGGCTTTGGTGAAAAAAGCTATAGACAGTTGGCCAGAAAAGGGCATTTCTGAGCAGCCGGGAGCGAAGGGTAACCCGGATGAGGGGTTTTGGAAAGAGGAAAAAATGGCCGAAGTAGAGCAACTGCTCCAGGCCTGTATGGGCTTGTACATCGAAGCAACTGCCAACACGGCCACCGTGGCGCCCGGGCAGCCGCTGCAAGTGACTATTCAGGCCCTGAACCGCTCTAGCGCCAACGTATACTTGCGTGGTCAACTATTTCTAGGTATCGACTCGGAAGCGGATTCTCTCTGGACGCTGCGCCCGAATCAAACCCTGGTGCGGCGCGTCAATGCCGAACTGCCCGAAAACTTCGTCGTGTCGCAGCCCTACTGGCTGCTGGAGCCGGGTAGCGTTGGGATGTACCGGTTGCCCAAGCAGCTGCAGGAAGGCCAGCAGCGGATGCGGACACCCATTAAGGTATTGGAGCAGGATCTGGTGGGGGAGCCGCAGAATCCAATTTATCCGCAGCTCTACCAAATGGTGGCCTTCGGGCCCAATCAAGGGCTCGATAATTATTTCCATCTCCGGGTTCCCGTCCAGTACAAAAGCACCGACCCGGTCGAAGGGGAGAAGTACCGCCCCCTCACCGTCGTGCCGCCCGTGGCCGTCAACATCGGCGGCCGGGCCTACGTCTTCGCCGACAACACCCCCAAAACCATTCCCGTGACCCTGCGCGCCGGTAAGGCTGGCGTCAAAGGCTCCCTGGCCCTGACGTTGCCCGCCGGCTGGAAAGCTCAGCCCGCCACCGCCGCCTTCGACCTCGCCACCAAGGACGCCGAGCAAACCGTGCTGTTCCAGGTGCAGCCCGGCCCCGGCGCCGCCGAAGGCAAATCCGAAGTCAAAGCCGTAGCCACCGTTGATGGTCAGGCTTATTCGCGCGGCTACCAGGTAATTCAGTACAACCACATTCCGACCCAGACGCTGTTTCCCGAAGCCGTGGCCCCGCTCGTCAAGCTCGACCTCAAGCGCAAGGGCCAGGAAATCGGCTACCTGATGGGGGCCGGCGACGAAGTGCCCGACGCCCTGCGCCAGATCGGCTACAACGTGACCCTGCTCAAGCCCGACGACATCAGCCCCGACTACCTGCGCCGCTTCGACGCCGTGGTGCTCGGCATCCGGGCCTACAATACCCTCGACCGGCTCAAAACCCTCCAGCCCAACCTGCTCAAATACGTCGAAAACGGCGGCAACGTGGTGGTGCAGTACGTGGTAAACCGGGGCACCGTACTGCCCGAAATCGGCCCGTACCCGCTCAAGCTCTCCGCCGACCGGGTCACCGTCGAAAACGCCGCCGTGACCTTCCTCAACCCCAAGCAGCCCCTGCTGAACACGCCTAACAAAATCACCAGCAAGGATTTCGAAGGCTGGGTGCAGGAGCAGGGCCTCTATTACCCCAGCACCTGGGACCCCAAATACCAAACAGTCATCAGCAGCCACGACCCCGGCGAAACGGCCAAGGAAAGCGCCATCCTCGTCGCCGACTACGGCAAGGGCCACTACATCTACACCGGCCTCTCGCTCTTCCGCGAGCTGCCCGCCGGCGTCCCCGGCGCCTACCGCCTGCTCACCAACATGGTGTCCTTGGGCAAGTAG
- a CDS encoding phosphatase PAP2 family protein gives MPAPALLTPRQFLRLTIGLLAACLLLIPFFDQPLALFLHQHCAPARPFFEALTSRADQLHELSMAHLLGIPVVFLGLALAFGVGRWVLRSPAAGLFLVLLLTHELSMVAARVLKGVLLRLRPVALFAGAYHDLGFGYDTPNTGSFPSTHTAIYASLFVPLAVAFPQRRLPLLLFPVLIGLGRLVLDMHYLSDVLFSGWLVVLFTFLAGQLTQLPAIAGPQAALVPVPVPVGEE, from the coding sequence ATGCCCGCGCCCGCGCTGCTTACCCCCCGCCAGTTTCTGCGCCTGACCATCGGCCTGCTCGCCGCCTGCCTGCTGCTCATTCCCTTTTTCGACCAGCCCCTGGCCCTGTTTCTGCACCAGCACTGCGCCCCGGCCCGACCCTTCTTCGAGGCCCTCACCAGCCGCGCCGACCAGCTCCACGAGCTGAGCATGGCCCACCTGCTGGGTATTCCGGTCGTTTTTCTGGGGCTGGCCCTGGCCTTTGGCGTGGGCCGCTGGGTGCTGCGCAGCCCGGCCGCCGGCCTGTTTCTGGTGCTGCTGCTCACCCACGAGCTGAGCATGGTGGCGGCCCGGGTACTCAAGGGCGTGCTGCTGCGCCTGCGTCCGGTGGCGTTGTTTGCCGGCGCCTACCACGATTTGGGCTTCGGCTACGACACCCCCAACACCGGCTCGTTTCCCTCCACCCACACGGCCATCTACGCCAGTTTGTTTGTGCCCCTGGCCGTGGCCTTTCCCCAGCGGCGCCTGCCGCTGCTGCTTTTCCCGGTGCTCATCGGCCTGGGCCGCCTCGTGCTCGACATGCACTACCTCTCCGACGTGCTTTTCTCGGGCTGGCTGGTCGTGCTCTTCACCTTCCTGGCCGGCCAGCTCACCCAGCTCCCCGCCATTGCCGGCCCCCAGGCGGCCCTGGTCCCCGTCCCCGTCCCCGTCGGCGAAGAGTAA
- a CDS encoding sodium:solute symporter translates to MSLLDWLVLGGTLLFIVGYGTWRTRRAGRTLDAYLLGSRQANWWGIGLSIVATQASAITFLSTPGQAYDDGMRFIQFYFGLPLAMVLIAAVAVPIYQRLRVFTAYEYLETRFDRRTRTLAALLFLVQRGLSNGLSLYAPALVLSAILGWNVSLTVWLIGGLMISYTVAGGTRAVAVTQQWQVAVIFTGMVVAGYLLVHYLPAGVGFTEAVQVAGFHGKMNLIDFHFDPKDRYNFWTGMTGGLFLALSYFGTDQSQVQRYLSGESITESRLGLLFNGLVKVPMQFGILLIGVLLFVFYQFNQPPLTFNIPVREQIAKNPQYARGLHELEQRQAITFAAKRDATTELVRALQTENAELIGAAQAYLQTTEAAAQGLRAATKDFLKKAAPTAEAKDTDYVFLTFVLQYLPRGLVGLLIAVVLSAAMSSAAAGLNALASTTIIDLYRPSRPHLSELHCVRASRWATIGWGVLGIGFALFAARLENLIQAVNILGSIFYGTILGIFVVAFFMKSIGSWAVLRAAIITQLLIFLLFFTTDVAYLWYNIIGCALVMGIALALQQLRPQPVPQSA, encoded by the coding sequence ATGAGCCTCCTCGACTGGCTGGTGCTCGGCGGCACCCTGTTGTTTATTGTTGGCTACGGTACCTGGCGCACCCGCCGCGCCGGTCGCACCCTCGACGCCTATTTGCTGGGCAGCCGGCAGGCCAACTGGTGGGGCATCGGCCTGAGCATCGTGGCCACCCAGGCCTCGGCCATCACCTTTCTGAGCACCCCCGGCCAGGCCTACGACGACGGGATGCGCTTTATCCAGTTCTACTTCGGCCTGCCCCTGGCCATGGTGCTCATTGCCGCCGTGGCCGTGCCCATCTACCAGCGCCTGCGCGTCTTCACGGCCTACGAATACCTCGAAACCCGCTTCGACCGCCGCACCCGCACCCTGGCCGCCCTGTTGTTTCTGGTGCAGCGCGGCCTCTCTAACGGCCTCTCGCTCTACGCCCCGGCCCTGGTCTTATCCGCCATCCTGGGCTGGAACGTGAGCCTGACCGTCTGGCTCATCGGCGGGCTGATGATCAGCTACACCGTGGCCGGGGGCACCCGCGCCGTGGCCGTTACCCAGCAGTGGCAGGTAGCCGTCATCTTCACCGGTATGGTTGTGGCCGGCTACCTGCTGGTGCACTACCTGCCCGCCGGGGTGGGCTTCACCGAGGCCGTACAGGTGGCCGGCTTCCACGGCAAGATGAACCTCATCGACTTCCACTTCGACCCCAAGGACCGCTACAACTTCTGGACCGGCATGACCGGCGGCCTGTTCCTGGCCCTGTCCTACTTCGGCACCGACCAAAGCCAGGTGCAGCGCTACCTCTCGGGGGAGAGCATCACCGAAAGCCGCCTGGGCCTGCTCTTCAACGGCCTGGTGAAAGTGCCCATGCAGTTCGGCATTCTGCTCATTGGCGTGCTGCTCTTCGTGTTTTACCAGTTCAATCAGCCCCCGCTCACCTTCAACATTCCGGTGCGGGAGCAGATTGCCAAAAATCCGCAGTACGCCCGGGGCCTCCACGAGCTGGAGCAGCGCCAGGCCATTACGTTTGCCGCCAAGCGTGACGCCACCACCGAGCTGGTGCGGGCCCTGCAAACCGAGAATGCCGAGTTGATTGGGGCCGCCCAAGCCTACCTGCAAACCACCGAGGCCGCCGCCCAGGGCTTGCGCGCTGCCACCAAGGACTTCCTCAAAAAAGCTGCCCCCACCGCCGAAGCCAAAGACACCGACTACGTCTTCCTGACCTTCGTGCTCCAGTACCTGCCCCGGGGCCTGGTGGGCCTGCTCATTGCCGTGGTGCTCAGCGCGGCCATGAGTTCCGCCGCCGCCGGCCTCAACGCCCTGGCCAGCACCACCATCATCGACCTCTACCGCCCCAGCCGGCCCCACCTGAGCGAGCTGCACTGCGTGCGGGCCTCGCGCTGGGCCACCATCGGCTGGGGCGTGCTCGGCATCGGCTTCGCCCTGTTTGCCGCCCGCCTCGAAAACCTGATTCAGGCCGTCAACATCCTGGGTTCCATCTTCTACGGCACCATCCTGGGTATTTTCGTAGTGGCTTTTTTCATGAAGAGCATCGGTAGCTGGGCCGTCCTACGGGCGGCCATCATCACCCAGCTGCTCATCTTCCTGCTCTTCTTCACCACCGACGTGGCCTACCTCTGGTACAATATCATCGGCTGCGCCCTGGTTATGGGCATTGCCTTAGCCCTGCAGCAACTCCGCCCCCAGCCAGTGCCACAGTCCGCTTAG
- a CDS encoding DUF2911 domain-containing protein has protein sequence MLSTSLLKSSSRTLGATLLVSGLLLSGAASAQISTPAASPKSTVTQRVGLTDITITYSRPSAKGRAIFGDSTTKAVVPYAKRWRTGANQTTTIKFSDDVILEGKKIPAGEYGLYTIPGKTIWTVVLSKNTKQGADVAGFKAADDVARISAKPLKLANKVETFTINFSDLTPSTANVDMQWELTSAKFKITTDVDSKVMAQIDEKVIKGSNVSANDYAAAAVYYLDNDKDMKQALAWIQKANEKDPKFWNVHTEAKIRLKMKDYKGATTAAEQSKKLAVEAKNTDYAKMNDELIAQAKKAK, from the coding sequence ATGCTCTCTACTTCTCTGCTGAAGTCCTCTTCCCGCACCCTGGGTGCGACCCTGCTCGTGAGTGGCCTGCTGCTGAGCGGCGCCGCCTCGGCCCAGATTAGCACGCCGGCGGCCAGCCCCAAAAGCACTGTCACCCAGCGCGTGGGCCTCACCGACATTACCATCACCTACTCCCGTCCCAGCGCCAAGGGCCGGGCTATTTTCGGCGACTCCACCACCAAGGCCGTGGTGCCTTACGCCAAGCGCTGGCGCACCGGGGCCAACCAAACCACGACCATCAAGTTTTCGGATGACGTGATTCTGGAAGGCAAGAAGATTCCGGCCGGCGAATACGGCCTCTACACCATTCCGGGCAAAACCATCTGGACGGTGGTGCTCAGCAAGAACACCAAGCAGGGGGCCGACGTGGCGGGCTTTAAAGCCGCCGACGACGTAGCCCGGATTTCGGCCAAGCCCCTCAAGCTGGCCAATAAAGTCGAGACGTTCACCATCAACTTCTCGGACCTGACGCCCTCCACGGCCAACGTGGACATGCAGTGGGAACTGACCAGCGCCAAGTTCAAAATCACGACGGACGTGGACAGCAAGGTAATGGCCCAGATTGACGAGAAGGTCATTAAAGGCAGCAACGTGAGTGCCAACGACTACGCCGCCGCCGCCGTCTACTACCTCGACAACGACAAGGACATGAAGCAGGCCCTGGCCTGGATTCAGAAAGCCAACGAGAAGGACCCTAAGTTCTGGAACGTGCACACCGAGGCCAAAATCCGGCTGAAGATGAAGGACTACAAGGGCGCTACCACGGCCGCCGAGCAGTCGAAGAAGCTGGCGGTAGAAGCCAAGAACACCGACTACGCCAAGATGAACGACGAGCTGATTGCCCAGGCCAAGAAAGCCAAGTAG
- a CDS encoding ABC transporter ATP-binding protein, with translation MARSGMNTSGTTLDPDVPKKKITKESFRHGLRIFRYVLPYRAKFIVGLLLLALSSATTMCFPWVIGKLTDTANGKPFVLPNGLTVSINQIALGLFAVILLQGLFSFGRIWLFTQVSEYTVRDIRQALYAKFVSLPIPYFEKNRVGAITSRITSDVGQIQDSFSLTLAELFRQVTTLIVGVTFIMLVSVKLSLFMLLTFPPIVLVAMVFGRKIRVLAKATQDELAKTNVIVEETLQGINTVKAFTNEQFETRRYTSSLTKTVQAALRSNLYRGGFVSFVIIGLFGGIILVLWRAASLVAAGQMTIGDLTSFALYTIFIGASVGGLGELYGKVQSTLGASERILEILDEPSEPTHRPRVAGTAPLQVRGDIEYRNVAFSYPTRPDLPVLKNIDFDIQAGEKIALVGPSGAGKSTIVQLLMQFYELSGGKILVDGRDLQLYDLTELRRHIGIVPQETLLFGGSIRENIAYGKTDATDEEIEAAARKANAWQFVSTFPEGLDTVVGERGVKLSGGQRQRIAIARAILKNPAILILDEATSALDSESEKLVQSAMDELMQNRTSIIIAHRLSTIRKVDKILVIDGGRIVEQGSHDELSHSENGLYANLLKLQLEVS, from the coding sequence ATGGCCAGAAGTGGAATGAATACCAGCGGCACGACCCTTGATCCGGACGTGCCCAAGAAGAAAATAACCAAGGAAAGCTTCCGGCACGGCCTGCGGATTTTCCGCTACGTGCTGCCCTACCGCGCCAAGTTTATCGTCGGGCTGCTGCTGCTGGCCTTGTCCAGCGCCACCACCATGTGCTTTCCCTGGGTGATTGGCAAGCTCACCGACACGGCCAACGGCAAGCCCTTCGTATTGCCCAACGGCCTGACGGTCAGCATCAACCAGATTGCCCTGGGCCTGTTTGCCGTGATTCTGCTGCAGGGCCTGTTCTCGTTTGGCCGTATCTGGCTCTTTACCCAGGTCAGTGAGTACACCGTGCGCGACATTCGGCAGGCCCTCTACGCCAAGTTCGTGAGCCTACCGATTCCCTACTTCGAGAAAAACCGGGTGGGCGCCATTACTTCGCGCATCACTTCCGACGTGGGCCAGATTCAGGACTCCTTCTCGCTGACCCTAGCCGAGCTGTTCCGCCAGGTCACCACGCTCATCGTGGGCGTCACGTTCATCATGCTCGTGTCGGTGAAGCTGTCCTTGTTTATGCTGCTCACCTTTCCACCCATCGTGCTGGTGGCCATGGTATTCGGGCGCAAAATCCGGGTGCTGGCCAAGGCCACCCAGGATGAGCTGGCCAAAACCAACGTCATCGTGGAAGAAACTCTGCAGGGCATCAACACGGTGAAGGCCTTTACCAACGAGCAGTTCGAAACCCGGCGCTACACGTCGTCTTTGACCAAAACCGTGCAGGCGGCCCTGCGCAGCAACCTCTACCGGGGCGGCTTCGTCTCGTTTGTCATCATCGGTTTGTTTGGCGGCATCATCCTGGTGCTGTGGCGGGCGGCTTCCCTGGTAGCGGCCGGCCAAATGACCATCGGCGACCTGACTTCCTTTGCCCTCTACACCATCTTCATCGGAGCTTCCGTGGGTGGCCTGGGCGAGTTGTACGGCAAGGTGCAAAGCACGCTGGGCGCCTCCGAGCGGATTCTGGAAATCCTCGATGAGCCCAGTGAGCCCACCCACCGGCCCCGGGTGGCGGGCACGGCCCCCTTGCAGGTGCGCGGCGACATTGAGTACCGCAACGTGGCCTTCAGCTACCCTACCCGCCCCGATTTGCCGGTGCTCAAGAACATCGACTTCGACATTCAGGCCGGGGAGAAAATTGCCCTGGTCGGCCCCAGCGGGGCGGGCAAAAGCACCATCGTGCAGCTGCTCATGCAGTTCTACGAGCTCAGCGGGGGCAAAATCCTCGTCGATGGCCGCGACCTGCAGCTCTACGACCTGACCGAGCTGCGCCGCCACATTGGCATCGTGCCCCAGGAAACCCTGCTCTTCGGCGGCTCTATCCGGGAGAACATTGCCTATGGCAAAACCGACGCTACCGACGAGGAAATCGAGGCCGCCGCGCGCAAGGCCAATGCCTGGCAGTTCGTGTCGACCTTCCCCGAAGGCCTCGACACGGTGGTCGGGGAGCGGGGCGTGAAGCTCTCGGGCGGGCAGCGGCAGCGCATTGCCATTGCGAGGGCCATTCTGAAAAACCCCGCCATCCTGATTCTGGACGAAGCCACCTCCGCCCTCGACTCCGAGAGCGAGAAGCTGGTGCAAAGCGCCATGGATGAACTCATGCAGAACCGCACCAGCATCATCATTGCCCACCGTCTGAGCACTATTCGCAAAGTCGACAAGATCCTGGTTATCGACGGGGGCCGCATCGTGGAGCAAGGTAGCCACGACGAGCTCAGCCACAGTGAAAACGGGCTCTACGCGAATTTGCTGAAGCTGCAGCTGGAGGTAAGCTAG
- a CDS encoding energy transducer TonB yields MKHLFFIFLALGLTLGSAGRVQAQQPAPAQQPIVLKPGRMQAQARPAANRPDVPPQYVGGAPALSRFFQENVKYPEAARVSKVTGTVLTSFTISAEGRVTSPSVVKSLSPECDAEALRVLALMPAWKPATRKGQPVPIQVQLPVPFGDASTLKVEQGKTKFE; encoded by the coding sequence ATGAAACATCTTTTCTTCATCTTCCTGGCCCTAGGTTTGACCCTGGGCTCGGCCGGGCGGGTTCAGGCCCAGCAGCCAGCCCCGGCCCAGCAGCCCATTGTGCTTAAGCCCGGCCGGATGCAGGCCCAGGCCCGCCCGGCCGCCAACCGCCCCGACGTGCCCCCGCAGTACGTGGGCGGGGCCCCGGCCCTGAGCCGCTTTTTTCAAGAGAATGTAAAGTATCCGGAAGCCGCCCGCGTCAGTAAGGTTACCGGCACGGTGCTCACCAGCTTCACCATCAGCGCCGAGGGCCGGGTAACCAGCCCGAGCGTAGTGAAAAGCCTCAGCCCCGAGTGCGACGCCGAAGCCCTGCGTGTGCTCGCGCTGATGCCGGCCTGGAAGCCCGCCACCCGCAAGGGCCAGCCCGTGCCCATCCAGGTGCAGCTGCCCGTCCCGTTTGGCGACGCCAGCACGCTAAAGGTGGAACAGGGCAAAACGAAGTTTGAGTAA
- a CDS encoding sodium:solute symporter, whose translation MSPTLVLSLIAGYFTILIVIALLTSRKATSASFFVANRNVPWYMVAFAMIGTSLSGVSFISVPGMVKAQAWSYMAVVMGYLVGYLVIGTVLLPLYYRLNLVSIYTYLEQRFGFWSYKTGAALFLISRAIGAALRLYVVAGVLQVAVFDDLGVPFAVTVAVSILLIYLYTFRGGLKTILWTDTFQTLAMLTSVGISVYLISDELNLGFKQVIQTVRDSEMSQVFFWEWTDSRKFWTQFISGMFITIVMTGLDQDLMQKNLSCRSLGDAQKNMFWFALILVPVNVLFLSLGVLLYQYAAAKGITLPVNAAGKVIGDDVFPLLATEHFSLFAGIVFILGIIAVTYSSADSALTALTTSFCVDFLTISKYPEQRQRVLRQRTHLMFTVVLVIIILIFRLLNDQSLISAVFKAAGYTYGPLLGLFSFGIFTRRQLHDRFVPWMCAWPPVFCYVLNANSKAWLGGYEFGFEILLVNGLLTFLGLLAISRQPAAELNPA comes from the coding sequence ATGTCCCCTACCCTGGTTCTGAGCCTGATTGCCGGCTACTTCACCATCCTTATCGTCATTGCCCTGCTCACCTCGCGCAAAGCCACCAGCGCCAGCTTTTTCGTGGCCAACCGCAACGTGCCCTGGTACATGGTGGCCTTCGCCATGATTGGCACTTCGCTCTCGGGCGTGTCCTTTATTTCGGTGCCGGGCATGGTCAAAGCCCAGGCCTGGAGCTACATGGCCGTCGTTATGGGCTATCTGGTGGGCTACCTCGTTATCGGCACCGTGCTGTTGCCGCTGTATTATCGGCTCAACCTGGTCAGCATCTACACCTACCTCGAGCAGCGCTTCGGCTTCTGGAGCTACAAGACCGGGGCGGCCCTGTTCCTGATTTCGCGCGCCATCGGGGCGGCCCTGCGCCTCTACGTGGTGGCCGGCGTGCTGCAAGTGGCCGTCTTCGACGACCTGGGCGTGCCCTTCGCCGTCACGGTGGCCGTCAGCATCCTGCTCATTTACCTCTACACCTTCCGCGGGGGCCTCAAAACCATCCTCTGGACCGACACCTTCCAGACCCTGGCCATGCTCACCTCGGTGGGCATCTCGGTCTACCTCATTTCCGACGAACTCAACCTGGGTTTCAAGCAGGTTATCCAAACCGTGCGCGACTCGGAGATGTCGCAGGTGTTCTTCTGGGAGTGGACCGACTCGCGCAAGTTCTGGACCCAGTTCATTTCCGGCATGTTCATCACCATCGTCATGACCGGCCTCGACCAGGACCTGATGCAGAAGAACCTGAGCTGCCGCTCCCTGGGCGACGCCCAGAAGAACATGTTCTGGTTTGCCCTCATCCTGGTGCCGGTCAACGTGCTCTTCCTCTCCCTGGGCGTGCTGCTCTACCAGTACGCCGCCGCCAAGGGCATTACCCTGCCCGTGAATGCCGCCGGTAAGGTCATCGGCGACGACGTCTTCCCGCTGCTGGCCACCGAGCACTTCTCCCTCTTTGCCGGCATCGTCTTCATCCTGGGCATCATTGCCGTAACGTACTCCTCCGCCGACTCCGCCCTGACGGCCCTGACCACCTCCTTCTGCGTCGACTTCCTGACCATCAGCAAATACCCCGAACAGCGGCAGCGCGTGCTGCGCCAGCGCACCCACCTCATGTTCACGGTGGTGCTGGTCATTATCATCCTCATCTTCCGCCTGCTCAACGACCAGAGCCTGATTTCGGCCGTCTTCAAAGCCGCCGGCTACACCTACGGGCCGCTGCTGGGCCTCTTCAGCTTCGGCATCTTTACCCGTCGCCAGCTCCACGACCGGTTCGTACCCTGGATGTGCGCCTGGCCGCCGGTGTTCTGCTACGTGCTCAACGCCAACTCCAAGGCCTGGCTGGGGGGCTACGAGTTCGGCTTCGAGATTCTGCTCGTCAACGGCCTGCTGACCTTCCTGGGCCTGCTGGCAATTTCGCGCCAGCCCGCCGCCGAATTGAACCCTGCCTAG